The sequence TGACGCCCCGTCGATAGTCGATCAGCCGGCGCGTGTGCAGGGCCGTTGCCGCATTGGTGATGCCGACCCGGCGCACGCCCAGCATGCGGCCCAGCACTTCATGCGTGAGCGCCAGGTGCGTCGAATGCGCGCAGTCCTGTGTGGTCAGCAGCCAGCGCGCCAGCCGCTCCTCGATCTGGTGGAAGCGGTTGCACAGGCCCGAGCGGCCGAACTCCATCAGGAGCACGCAGACGTAGCGATTGAGGATGCGCTTGAGCTTCGAGTTCTGCTCCAGCTCCTGGGCGAACGATTGCGCCGTCAGGCGCCAGGCCATGCCGCTGCCCTGCACCAGCGCCCGCAGCGGCGCGCTCTGCACGTCCAGCGAC is a genomic window of Variovorax sp. V213 containing:
- a CDS encoding Crp/Fnr family transcriptional regulator, with amino-acid sequence MTSAPPRPIFNRLLEALPPVDRAHLLERCDSVQLATAQILYEPGDVIHHIHFPTSAFVSLVSTADGHDGLQTGMVGNEGALGYELSLDVQSAPLRALVQGSGMAWRLTAQSFAQELEQNSKLKRILNRYVCVLLMEFGRSGLCNRFHQIEERLARWLLTTQDCAHSTHLALTHEVLGRMLGVRRVGITNAATALHTRRLIDYRRGVITITDREGLENAACDCYRANRRSYAHLIA